Proteins from one Nilaparvata lugens isolate BPH chromosome 10, ASM1435652v1, whole genome shotgun sequence genomic window:
- the LOC111047090 gene encoding ubiquitin-conjugating enzyme E2-24 kDa isoform X1 has translation MVLSSIKCWRRRMELMSGTGAGSSGAGRGRGALPETAKTDNKEVKPNPKMSKALSTSAKRIQKELAEITLDPPPNCSAGPKGDNLYEWVSTILGPPGSVYEGGVFFLDIHFSPEYPFKPPKVTFRTRIYHCNINSQGVICLDILKDNWSPALTISKVLLSICSLLTDCNPADPLVGSIATQYLQNREEHDRIARLWTKRYAT, from the exons AGCTAATGTCGGGGACCGGTGCTGGATCAAGTGGAGCAGGCCGTGGAAGAGGAGCATTACCAGAAACCGCCAAAACCGATAATAAAGAAGTCAAACCAAATCCCAAGATGTCCAAAGCTCTTAGCACGTCTGCCAAGAG GATTCAGAAGGAATTAGCTGAAATCACTTTGGATCCCCCACCAAATTGCAG TGCTGGACCAAAAGGTGATAACCTGTATGAGTGGGTCTCCACTATTCTTGGACCCCCCGGATCAGTCTACGAAGGCGGCGTTTTCTTTTTGGACATCCATTTCTCCCCGGAATATCCGTTTAAACCTCCCAAG GTAACATTCCGCACGCGTATATATCATTGCAACATCAACAGCCAGGGTGTGATTTGTTTAGACATACTGAAAGACAATTGGTCTCCAGCTCTAACAATCTCCAAAGTTCTTTTGTCGATATGTTCACTACTCACAGACTGTAATCCAG cTGACCCGCTAGTTGGTAGTATAGCAACGCAATACCTGCAGAATCGTGAAGAGCATGATCGCATCGCCCGACTGTGGACCAAGCGCTACGCCACGTGA
- the LOC111047090 gene encoding ubiquitin-conjugating enzyme E2-24 kDa isoform X2 gives MLTYFRELMSGTGAGSSGAGRGRGALPETAKTDNKEVKPNPKMSKALSTSAKRIQKELAEITLDPPPNCSAGPKGDNLYEWVSTILGPPGSVYEGGVFFLDIHFSPEYPFKPPKVTFRTRIYHCNINSQGVICLDILKDNWSPALTISKVLLSICSLLTDCNPADPLVGSIATQYLQNREEHDRIARLWTKRYAT, from the exons AGCTAATGTCGGGGACCGGTGCTGGATCAAGTGGAGCAGGCCGTGGAAGAGGAGCATTACCAGAAACCGCCAAAACCGATAATAAAGAAGTCAAACCAAATCCCAAGATGTCCAAAGCTCTTAGCACGTCTGCCAAGAG GATTCAGAAGGAATTAGCTGAAATCACTTTGGATCCCCCACCAAATTGCAG TGCTGGACCAAAAGGTGATAACCTGTATGAGTGGGTCTCCACTATTCTTGGACCCCCCGGATCAGTCTACGAAGGCGGCGTTTTCTTTTTGGACATCCATTTCTCCCCGGAATATCCGTTTAAACCTCCCAAG GTAACATTCCGCACGCGTATATATCATTGCAACATCAACAGCCAGGGTGTGATTTGTTTAGACATACTGAAAGACAATTGGTCTCCAGCTCTAACAATCTCCAAAGTTCTTTTGTCGATATGTTCACTACTCACAGACTGTAATCCAG cTGACCCGCTAGTTGGTAGTATAGCAACGCAATACCTGCAGAATCGTGAAGAGCATGATCGCATCGCCCGACTGTGGACCAAGCGCTACGCCACGTGA
- the LOC111047090 gene encoding ubiquitin-conjugating enzyme E2-24 kDa isoform X3 produces MSGTGAGSSGAGRGRGALPETAKTDNKEVKPNPKMSKALSTSAKRIQKELAEITLDPPPNCSAGPKGDNLYEWVSTILGPPGSVYEGGVFFLDIHFSPEYPFKPPKVTFRTRIYHCNINSQGVICLDILKDNWSPALTISKVLLSICSLLTDCNPADPLVGSIATQYLQNREEHDRIARLWTKRYAT; encoded by the exons ATGTCGGGGACCGGTGCTGGATCAAGTGGAGCAGGCCGTGGAAGAGGAGCATTACCAGAAACCGCCAAAACCGATAATAAAGAAGTCAAACCAAATCCCAAGATGTCCAAAGCTCTTAGCACGTCTGCCAAGAG GATTCAGAAGGAATTAGCTGAAATCACTTTGGATCCCCCACCAAATTGCAG TGCTGGACCAAAAGGTGATAACCTGTATGAGTGGGTCTCCACTATTCTTGGACCCCCCGGATCAGTCTACGAAGGCGGCGTTTTCTTTTTGGACATCCATTTCTCCCCGGAATATCCGTTTAAACCTCCCAAG GTAACATTCCGCACGCGTATATATCATTGCAACATCAACAGCCAGGGTGTGATTTGTTTAGACATACTGAAAGACAATTGGTCTCCAGCTCTAACAATCTCCAAAGTTCTTTTGTCGATATGTTCACTACTCACAGACTGTAATCCAG cTGACCCGCTAGTTGGTAGTATAGCAACGCAATACCTGCAGAATCGTGAAGAGCATGATCGCATCGCCCGACTGTGGACCAAGCGCTACGCCACGTGA